The DNA window GCGCTCAACAATCACTTCCAGGGAGATTCAGACGGCTGTACGCCTTTTATTGCCTGGAGAGCTTGCCAAACACGCAGTGTCTGAAGGTACCAAGGCTGTCACCAAGTACACGAGCTCCAAGTGAAAACGCCTCTTCCTTTTAACCAACCCAAAGGCTCTTCTAAGAGCCAcccaaaactaaataaaagaagcTGTTCCATTTGTGtcaagtgtgcatgtgtacgtgtgtggctGTTATCGGAACCCTGTAGATGTTGGGTGATCTTCTGTAGTGCGTTAAACGCTCTTTAGTAGGCTACAACATGTAACGACATGAATCAGAATTATTTCAAACAATCGTTCCGCGCATGTTTAAGtcaattttttctgtttttcttcatgATGGAAAGGGATTGCAAGGGTTAATTATGCAGCAGTTGAGTCAACCAATCATTTCCTCTTTATGGGTTTCACTGCATGGTAGTTTTCAAATAGGTCCGCTCTTCATCTATAATAAGGCCTTGCAAAGCGATCAGTATTTCACATTGAGAAGCGACTGAAGAAAATCAGCAGGGATGTCTGGAAGGGGAAAAGGAGGTAAAGGTCTCGGGAAAGGTGGCGCAAAACGACATCGTAAGGTGCTTCGTGATAACATTCAGGGTATCACTAAACCAGCTATTCGCCGCCTCGCTCGTCGTGGTGGTGTGAAACGTATATCTGGTCTTATCTACGAAGAAACCAGAGGAGTCCTCAAAGTGTTCTTGGAGAACGTCATTCGCGATGCAGTCACATACACCGAGCACGCGAAACGAAAAACTGTTACGGCGATGGACGTTGTGTATGCCCTAAAACGTCAGGGGCGCACATTGTATGGTTTCGGAGGTTAGGTTGACCCGTATCAATAGTAAAtcaaaggctcttttaagagccgCCCATACAATCTGTGGAAGAGTGCATTTCCATTGATGCATGTTACTTGTTAGCTAGTAGAACTATTATTAATGGGATAAAACGTAAAAGTTGTTTGACTACGTCCATATCAGATCTTCGGGCATAAACCCGGCTgaacgggtttttttttttattgttcctgCCTCTAGACGTAATAAATGAAAGTTGTGTACACGCATCAAAGTGTATAACTGGTCGATTGTATTACTGAATAAGCAGACTTTCTACTCACAAAGCTTACAAGATACACGTATAATATAATGGCCATTCAGTGCCATAGTTTAAGAACAGTAACATGTAGCCACACTACTGTCGCTGAGATTTTACTCCTAACGCCATATGGGTAAAGATCGCCGATCTATTAGGCATTTACTCATTTGAACACAATAGCCGTAACAGCCAAGAATTTGAGACGGTGCATGTCGATAATGCCATTTGTCTGAGCAAATTGTCATGTTTGTCAAGTAACTCTACTATAGGCCTATGTAGGAATTATGTTAAGTGGACAACTACTTTACCAAAGGTATCAAACTATGACAAATTTAACGTGGAGGTTCGCACTTCCGCATACATATAATATAGCTTCAGTTACTCTGTTCAGGGAATTGTTGAATCTTATTTAGGAACAAAGTGACCACCATTTCGAAACCATATCACTAACGGTACGACGTGAATCTATTTGTATAAAGGGAATCAAATATTATCCAAGAAAAGGGTCGATGTGGCTGCAGgctttttgttttagtccaggTTTTAGACACCTGATtatatcaaggtcttgattgaagcccatgattagttaattagtcgAATCAGGTGTATCgctggaataaaataaaaatctgcacccacatCGGCCTTTTTCGGATAAGATTTGACACTTCTGACACAATTGGACACTATTTTGCTcaattaaaatggctgaacacGTGTCATTTCCTAATATTTTCCTGaaacattttaacacaatgGCGGAtcatcatttgctttgtcttttatttctttagtATGAAGCAAATTCATTTCAGTGGCCATTTGTCCATACTTATACCAGTCAGGAGCCAATTGAGTCGCCTCAGTCTTCAGTTTGATTTGTTAAAAATTGTTATTTCTCTTTATGTAGCCTATTAGTTTGCAATACACGTAGCCCAATGTGAATTGGCATATAGGACTTTCGTTATTCACATCATCCATAGCTGTTACTGACATGCTGCTCTTAAGAGTAAATGATCCATCAAAACGTAAAAAgcttaattaagaaaaaatatcagCTTATTAAAATTCCGGTAGGCTACTACAATTGTGGTTGGAAGGAAATTCTGCATACATATGGGTCTCGCAGGACCTAGTTTTAGAAACACTGGCCTAATATCACAAACTGATAAAATGTCAGGACAATATACATCTGCATGTGTAACAATAGCAAGCGCTCACGTGAAAGTACccgaaaaaaatattgaatggcAGGTTTCAACACATCTGTTATATCAGTCCCAAAAGAAACGAAAGAATACCCTAAAATTAAACGTGAAGTGAAATAAAAtcactaaataaaaatgatcaaacaaGGAATGCTCCATGCCGATTAGGAAGGAATGAAAGGGCGACCAATGATGAGCTGTGTTAACTACGCCTTAGATAAAGTGTTTGAATTTCTACATGTTTAACAGTTTAACTTTAAAACTGCTACTAAAATGCAAAGTAGAATCTTTTCTGTGGCGTCGAATTGTTATTTAGAATTTTAGGTGGAACGTTAATGATattatttctgaaacaatggaAGAAGTGGAGTCGGAGCAGGATAGTTTCCCGGCGATGTTCAGAATCTTTTCGTGTTTCTAGAGAAACTCTAGAGGCGATATATGTTTAACCTTCTGGCACCTAAAGCATACCGATGTTTAATATTGGTGcacatgttttatttagctTACATGTACTTATTTGACTCAGAAATTTGAAGTTTTCTTTGAGAAGAAAACACAACCCAAGAGTATTTTCTTGTACTCGGAGCCGCTGTACAGATAGTTGAGTCTACAGGGTTCTCATCTTGCATTTAAGTTCCGCCCTTTGCTGTATGTCGTGAATACAGCGTCTGACTGACATTCGGtccaggagagaaaaaaaacacttctacaCTTCAGGGATGGCAGAAAccgctccagcaccccccgcagcTTCTGCGAAGAGTCCTAAGAAGAAATCTgctgtcagaaaaaagaaaagtggtcCTAGCTTGTCCGATCTTATTTTGAAAGCAGTTTCTGAATCAACGGAACGTAAAGGGTTATCTGTTCCTGCCATAAAGAAGATTTTGACAAGTTATAATTTCGAtgtagagaaaaataaaagccgTTTCAGAACTACATTGAAGACCCTGGTGGATAAAGAGGCTTTAGTGCAGGTAAAGGGAACTGGCGCTTCAGGGTCCTTCAGAGTTGGGAAGAAGTTGCAGGCAAAGAAGACTACGCAGAAAAAGCCCCCTCCTAAAATTAAGAAGCCGGCAGCAAAGAAGCCAGTGCCCAAGAAAACGAAGAAACCGGCAGCCAAGAAACCCGTGGCTAAAAAAACTACAAAGGCTGTAAAGAAGCAGGTAGTAACTAAGAAGACAAAGAGTCCGATTAAGAAAGCCAAAAAGACTGTTGTGAAGAAAGTATCTCAATCCCCCAAGAAGGCCAAGACGGCTAAGAAAAAACCGATAAAGAAGACCAAACCCAAGAAGACAGCCTCCAAAAAGAAGTAAACGGCCAGttgatacaatttaaaaaaaccaaaggcTCTTATAAGAGCCACCACAATTTCCAAAAAGTAGACTATCCATTTGTTTGTGAATTGTGTTCTCTTTTCAATGTTTATGAgacatgtaggcctatgttaTTGTTCAACTCTGCATAAacagtttaatttgtttaatttaaaatttaaacccTATCTAGGCCTACTGTCGAATATGCAGAGGCTTTTACATATATCAACAGTTCTAAAATTAGTTGGATAAAAGAGAACACCTGACATGGAGTCCCATATAACATAGACTACTACTGAATTCAAGACTGGCCCATTGCCCATAAATTATTGGTATTGCATGACCTAACCCTAAGAGGGCTAACTTTAAGTCGCC is part of the Anguilla anguilla isolate fAngAng1 chromosome 10, fAngAng1.pri, whole genome shotgun sequence genome and encodes:
- the LOC118206785 gene encoding histone H4, which codes for MSGRGKGGKGLGKGGAKRHRKVLRDNIQGITKPAIRRLARRGGVKRISGLIYEETRGVLKVFLENVIRDAVTYTEHAKRKTVTAMDVVYALKRQGRTLYGFGG
- the LOC118237177 gene encoding histone H1-like, producing the protein MAETAPAPPAASAKSPKKKSAVRKKKSGPSLSDLILKAVSESTERKGLSVPAIKKILTSYNFDVEKNKSRFRTTLKTLVDKEALVQVKGTGASGSFRVGKKLQAKKTTQKKPPPKIKKPAAKKPVPKKTKKPAAKKPVAKKTTKAVKKQVVTKKTKSPIKKAKKTVVKKVSQSPKKAKTAKKKPIKKTKPKKTASKKK